The DNA segment gtaactagtccgttaggacaagaggtctgggtcaacagaatttatagagactatcctttggtgatccaaggacatgttttcctgtcagatttgattgaaatgcccttcaaagattatgatattatcttgggcatggattggttagccaggcatcatgccatgattgactgtagagtgaagacagtcacttttggtctccctctatacggtgatgtggtaatacatggggagaggcatttactaccatcaaacatcatttcggctgcattagccagaaggatgatcagaaaggggtgtgaagcatacttggcacatgcgatagacacccaagtggggagcccaaagACGAGGACATCcctatcagatgtgactttccggatgtatttcctgatgaattgccaggattacctccagaaagagaggtgcagtttgagattgatgttatgcctggtgtggacccaatctccataacgccatatagaatggcacctgtagaattgaaaaagttgaaaatgcagttgcaagaattgcttgacaagggctttatccaccctagtgtgtcaccttggggagcgccagtgttatttgttaagaagaaggatggcactctccgcttatatattgattatcggtagttgaataaggtgacaataaagaatagatatccattgccccgcattgatgacttgtttgatcagttaaggggtacaattgtgttctccaaaattgacctgagatcaggttattatcagctgaaagtataagagcagagtattcctaaaactacctttagaagccgctatggccattatgagtttttggtcatgccattcgggttaactaatgctccagctgcttttatggatctgatgaatactatcttcagaccatacctcgaccagtttgttgtggtattcattgatgatatattggtctattcgaggagtgcagaagagcatgttaGACATCTACGGactgtactacagactttgagggagaaacaactatatgccaaattgtcgaagtgtgaattttggctgaaggaaatatcttttttggggcatgtagtatcagaagagggcatcaaggtagatccaagtaagattgaagctgtccttaattggaggccacccagaaatatcacagagattcgtagttttctaggtttagctggatactaccgtagatttgtgaagggattttcaatgttggcatctccattgaccaagctgcttagaaaagatgtgaaatttcagtggatggataaatgccaataaagttttgatgaattgaagaaatatttgactgaagctccagtcctgactttacctactccgagtaaagaatacacagtttatactgatgcttctcacaatgggttaggttgtgtattgatgcaagatcgaaatgtcattgcctatgcatcacgccagctaaaaccgcatgaaaggaattatccgacacatgaattagagcttgcagcgatagtgtttgctcttaagatccggagacactatttgtatggggaaaagtgttacatctacacagatcataagagtttgaagtatttgggcacccagaaagagttgaatttgagacagaggagatggttagaattgataaaagactatgattgtctgatagactatcagtcaggaaaagctaatgttatggctgacgccttaagtcgcaagactatggcaagtctatgggttactcctttgtctatggtacatgagttaagatcattgcatgccagcttagagattaatgatgacgggcagatagtagttgcatggcatgtacaaccagtgttgattgatcagattagaatggcggctcagaatgaccagaagtataagaaattattagaagaagtccggcagggtaagaaaccagaattctcaatcagagatgatggtctactactacaccagggcagaatgtgtgttcctaatgatgttgatttgaggcagatcattttgaaggaagcacatgagtctccttttgccatgcaccctagtggcacaaaaatatatagagggctaaaggagcattactggtggatgggtatgaaaaaagatgtggcagagtttgtttccaaatgcctaacttgtcagcaagtaaaggcagagcatcaagtacccgctgggttgttacatccactactagtaccggaatggaaatgggagagaataacgatggattttgtgatgggacttccgaggacacagaagagtaatgatgcagtatgggtcattgttgatagattgaccaagtctgctcattttctgccagtttggatggactacagtttagaaagattggccaggttgtacattgatgagattgtgagactgcatggagtgtcagtatccatcgtatcagatagagatcctaggttcacttctagattctggggtagtcttcagagagccctaggaactagattaaacttcagtactgtattccacccacagacaaatggcaagtctgagagggtaattcagatcttggaggacatgctacgggcttgtgtgattgagtttgagggcagttgggacacacacttgcctttgattgagttttcttacaacaacagctaccaatcaagcattgggatgcctccatatgaagctttgtatggcagaaaatgtagaaacccattgtgttaggatgacgtgggtgaaagaaagatgattggaccagaaattgttcaacaaactgaagagaaaattagggtgatcaaagatcgacttaagactgcattagactgtcaaaagtcctacattgatttaaaaagaagagatattgagtatgcagtgggtgagaaagtattccttaaggtttccccttagaagagaattatgagatttggcagaaagaggaaactaagtcctcgtttcattgggccatatgaggttctggaaagagtgggtcctttggcatatcgtttggcactacctccatagttggagaagatacataatgtcttccatgtgtctatgttgaggaggtaccgatcagacccatctcatgtactaccagtagaagaaattgaagtgaatccagacctcacatatgaggaagaacccatagagattctggcttatgaggtgaagcagctacggagcaAGCAAgtaccactagtgaaagtgctgtggaactatcattcgggttaggaggctacttgggaacgagaggaggacatgaggagatagcacccacagctgttcagagattgatatcaggtaaaatttcgagacgaaatttattttaaggggggggggggggagaattgtaacacccctacttgtatagcctggtatatttcactgttctggtgatcggagtcggtccggaaaattaaggggattagaaccatacttaggacaactagataagccataaacacaaataattagtaattgtcaattagttaagtataaataagaaaaacaaaacataagaagttaaatgagccgagagtcacagcgataggtgaccttctcgggaacgactgcgaagtcgatttaaactcaaattttgaaccgtaaaatgtgacgccacggtccttaagactattacaaacacagtggaaaagagaaaatcacgaaaaaaaggttgttaagccagtcaaataattaggtcagggagccgaaagaaatattgaattatttgcaaaccgggtcgaaccggcaaggggcaatttggtcaattgaccccgagagctgactcctgaccgaactgtcaaataaaatcagagaaaagaaaattttggagtcgggaattaaattaaagaactaatagaaaaataaatgaaaaaaaaaaagaagaaaaagaaaagttgaaaaggttatgacatcatcatgatgacatCACACttgaggtcataaataatttttcattacttaataatttgactaagtcaattagaagataaatatacaaattaaataaacaaaattcattttccttcttctttcttcAAGCTAGCCGAAACTCCTCTCTCTTTCTAAACTCCATAGCTTCCGCCATTaatgagttattcaagcttgaataacttgaatctTTCCCATAAATTTTAGTCTtgaaccctagaaaacttctaaattatcctagaaaggaagaattgaggaaagaaaaagtgaaaaattggaggaaaaagggaagatcaaagacttcacttaaggttagtattctaactttcaattacctatttaaatgcatgtttagttacttaaatgaacttagaaactaaagaaatgaaataaaaacaattgtGAAGGACCAAGTTGAAtttcggtcaactagggttttgatatatgtatgcatgaatttgatggatttaaaagtgTATATGAGCTTAATTGTGCTGAATGATTATGATTaaatgcattgaattggttaaatacaattaattggtgaactagggttttggacacctagggtttgggagacaaaatgtggagaaatagtgaaatgatgtggttgacctagtttgaggtgagaaatgatcatttttgatcaaatgaagtgtgttggaagtgttggggttgaggttaaattcagattcaatgtggtcatgctgcaggcagcaggaccaacgTCCCTTTGagagatcaaaactaaaaatttacaagttcaattggcatgagactaattgggaatgaaaatagacacaaaatgacacaattttcatttaggaatcatgcccaaaaagtgaccaaaaccgagtgaacaaattgaccaaatccgaaaaatctcagtctgccctgtacaaactgaccaaatgaacagtgtttgttcatttggccataacgtgagctaggcaggtctaaatgacctgaaattttaccagtggatagatgagatatagacctaaaactttcatgaagaacacaaacccaaattatgccattaacctagtcatttggctacccaaaatttggtgacctaaaactaccagaaccaaaatttacccagaaatctgggttaagtccaatctggcagccatggttcaaatggctataacttgagctacaaaactccaattggagtgatttaaaaaggagaataaacttaagacaataggaaacattttctatgaatgaagttttgccaaattctaacagaaaagtgaccaatggaacagtgcaacataagacaccaaaactaaaaatttacaaatttgcctaaaagacttagaatttgagtaaacaaccaaaaccaataaatttagtgaccaaaatgtggtatgtgggtgaagttggaattctcatacctattaagccttagaaagtcaacaaattgacttgaatagtatagtgaatagtaaccccgaaacacaaattttaaagaacgtcaagtttagcacattagagctaggtaaaagtgaaattaaatttatttttggatttatgctaagttatgataatgaaatactatgaaactgtgtgttttagtggaaaggaacaccgggaaagaacccgaggaatcgagtcaaggccaagaggtgactcgcttaaggtttgtgcacaacgtataatttttgtaaattatcttctgcatattgttttgaataatgtgaaatattaaattgtgacattattatgatgcttttgatttaaattgttgaaagttatttgtgtatattaaaatggcaatgtttagcaaattgttaagataagttttgaaaccatagtgtcatgaccatatatttgaacacctcactagcatgactagtgggggtaatcagtttcgaattttgattccttctctggctgaagtgttgaggtgtgtgccagtagaagaagaaattgaatggatatccatatatttgagctagctagccttgtgatgtgacttctccttagcctctggctattgagattatatttatttcaaatggcatgatataactgtgggttttatgaaatgtgttttgacacttcgaaatgaacatgtttggattaaaatctcataatttatgttttgtatttaattctcatgtttagtctaatttttgaataaatgtgatttaaattctgcataaagattattttcatATGTTGTGCAcctctgagtcctagtactcagcgatggttgttattgctgtcgcagatttagagactagaggagcagtagagtgagctgctgagaattGTGGAACgacttaccttgaagttatatcAGGCATAAGTTATACcccgactgtaaatatttattttgatgcatATAATgtatgtaattgtatggacatgtaaaattgatcttgagcagcttgtacaaagtttgtaataaaatttagtttgaatttctattaatgtaaatttttagtatgatgtatatatgtaaattgtttgtctttaatgaaatatgaatggaaatattttattttaatttgaatgaaattgatagatattattttgatgattactgaatttttggaaattgagaaatgaggattattgaattttgaaacttgagaaattggttgagattgattgtggagttgttggaattgattgtgaatttgaagaagttgttgagaaaaattattggaagtgcttttttcaggtatttgaagaactgttttctcaaaaaacagacggcactctgccgaaatttttataaaatttgcgaaaaaataaaatgggccaaaaatttttattagtttgaaaacttcaaataaatgattttaatacctattagaaaatgctcaccacttataaaagtaagaaaattattttaaaatcccttgtagggtacttaatgagttatcggtaggtgaagttcagtagttcattaggtattctacgggatcatgttatgccttacagagaggtaaggtgtgacaggctaAATTCTGGCAGTTTGACCTTTGTACACTTAAAAGGCTATAAGTTGAattttgttgctccaattggtgagaggctaattggagatgaaaatagagtcATAATGCAtcatttttcatgtagaaaattttcccaaaaactgacctcaagttgacctaaagtctGCTTGAATCCGAAATTAGTACCCTGTTACTaggcaaaattgaccaaataaacagcacatgttcaaatggtcataacttggcataaaaaggtccaaatgacctgatttttaaaccattggaaatcttagacatattaaaacaactttcatgataaacacaaacctaaattctgaccataacacattcaaattggtaaccaaaattaggttatcaaaactgccagaaccaaaaagttgcccagaattctagaatttgaccaatctggccagttatggtataaatgccataacttgagatacaaaactccaaatggactgATTCAAATagagaattaaactagacacattgaggaacaactttgatgaagaaagtttagccaaaattTCActatagattggtccaatggaacaataaatgttagagacaaaaaattaaaaatttacaatttctcttaggaaactttgaattgaatttggcaatcaatgccaacaaatgtaaaaCCTAAAATATGGTAAGACCATGAATTTAGATTTGGTATACCTATtaaatatgaaaaagtcaacattttatataactagtcaaatgaatagtaaccgctataacaaaaatacaaagaactcaACTTATGGGACTATATAAGTAAATTGAAAATGCAAAGTTAAATTGTTGAAACTATTATTACAAAAAATTTGGataggtattgaaacactttaattttgtgtttcaatggaaaaagAGCCTTCCAAGGAAGGAAGTAGAGGAGATTAAATTAAAGCAAGCGAAAGAGGTTTGTATACAACTAAGTTtctcaattgattttaattttataaatgagttgaataaattgtgattataaactATTTGGATGCAATTAtgattttctttgaattttataaattatgtgttGCCAATCCTATAAGGAGAATTTCATTGAATGAAATGTGTTACGTGAGTTGAAATGCAATTATTTGAAtagaaattttatgaaattgtttttaaaccacagttaaCATGACAGTCCCGTTTGAAACTCCCCAGTAGCAATGACTATTTGGGGTTTTGATAATTAAAAATTGCTTATGTttcccattaataacagttagtgaggtaagactatatgagtactcattagctagctagccctttcctcattaataatggttagtgaggtgatttgctttgtcgtggtgtacaacacggcattgatagtGAAATTATGTggcatggtctaaactgtgtgttcttGGCAACACCCATATTTTGTGATTTGTGAAATATGGTTTGATATAGATAAATcttattgacttgaaattttgaaaattctgcTTTGTTatgttttgatatatatatatatatatatatatatatatatatatatatatatataaatgatgtgctttataaatgaatttttaaagtttagtTGTATACCACTGGGTGTAATACTCAGCAATAACTTTCTTATGCTATCACAGGCAAAGAGGTagataaagtagcagagtgagctgcttttGGCTGTAGTGaagatatatttttggatcttgtacgggtataatattttatacccttataaatttattttgatgtaaaatttttattcatatgtATCTATAGAACTTActaagcagttgtacagtaaattttgTATTAATATTATTTCTGTTTTCTTTTCTGTAAATTGAGACTTTTGTATGTGAATGAGGTCGAATTAAATAATATTGAGGCTTATTGAAAATGTATTGTAATTGTGTTGATTCAGCTTGGATTAAATGGAGTagttgatattaaaaaaatattgggagtgtttttaatagattttgaagaactgttttcttaaataaCAGTCGAAACTTTGCTagagaaagagaaaaggaaaagggCTAGAGGGTTGATTTGGTACCAATTTAATTTAAACTTCCCTTGCAAATTTGTGAACTCAGCTCGCTTTATTTTGGGACCTAaaataaatcttaaaaaattcataaaagttCTTGGAGGTCTAAAATGATTTATAAATGATAAACATAATTAAAATGTGTTATATtgtcttaaaataattaaaataaattattaaatttcaaaaaaaaattaaataaaatttgaaaatttttatacattaaaatacaatgaaatacataaatatatatatatatatatatatatatatatatatatatatatatatataaaagaaaaagatgTTACAGTCCTCTCCTTTTAAGGAAATTCatccttaaatttaaaaataaataaagaaaaattcaaagaTAGAATTAAGAAGAAGAACATGATGTTACAGTCCTCTCGTTTTAGAAAAATTCATCcttaaatttcaaaataaataaagaaaaatttaaagataGAATTAAGAAGAATTTCAACTAACTTAGCTCGCTCTGTTCTGAGACCTAAAATAAATCTTAAAAAATCCATAAAAGTTCTTGCAGGCCTGAAAtgatttataaatcataaaaatcATTTAAGATATGTTATATGgtcttaaaataattaaaataaattattaaattttaaaaaattcgaaatgaaatttgaaaatttttatacaTTAAAATACAATGAAAtgcataaaaatactaaaaaaaaacAACAAGAAAAAGATGTTACAGTCCTCCCTTTTAGAGAAATTCATCCTTaagtttcaaaataaataaagaaaaattttaagaaaaaattaagaagaagaagatgaaatacataaaaaaaaaattaaaaaaaagaaaaagaaaaagatgttACAGTCCTCTCCATTTAGAGAAATTCATCcttaaatttcaaaataaataaagaaaaattcaaagaaagaagaagaagaagagaccaTTTCTCACATCCTGGAAAACATCCCCAATGAGGGACAATACTTGCACAAGCACGTAACTGGACCACTAGCTATATATATCAGTGAAGAAGAACAAACCCAAATTCCATGGAGAGACCAGAACCATCCTAAAGAGCATGCACCTTTCCTATAACATCCGGAACCCAGTTAGTATTATAAGGTATCATCTTTCATCCGTCACTGGTGGATCATTAATTTAATAAGttactaaaaattcataaaatatatattaataaaatataatggtTACTATAATATAGATAAATAtgtttaattaactaattttttaattaaaattaaattttcagcatttattaagttatatttttatatattttaatagaatttttaatattcaaattttaaatattattattaagtatttttacatttatattacataaatgaataaatattttttaatatttatgaaatattaagtatatatattaaaaaagatAATGGCTCAAAAAATTCTAAACTTATTTTTGTAATTACatcctgaatttttttttaataattgtatTCTAAATAATTGACAAAAATGTAATTATGTCCTATCGTTAATTACATCATTATAAATTAAGAGAACTGTTATTTTTGCTATAATTTCATGGTggcattttaatatatttttaataaattaaggcCCAATGAGATGACagatttatgaatttttaatgatttttaatgATGTGGTTAACATCCTGATATATAATTGAACTATTGTCAATATATAGTTTATAGtgcaattgttaaaaaaaaaaatagtgtacAATTATAAAAACAGATTaagtttaggattttttttttccattttcctattaaaaataagcataatattttataaaatttattgtatggataaaaaaaaaaagttctaatGGGCCAATTGCTTTTGGgccttaacaatttatcaaattttaattcaaCGGTTAGTTTTTGATATGTAGCCCATAAATTATAGGTCAATTCACCTTTCATCAATCGAGCCAATAATTCAACCGATCGACTCATTGATTTAACTATtgaattatttagtttttattacTTGCTTCTTTATTTACTTCAACTACAAATCTGACccaatttaatatcaatttacTGGTGAAATTAATCCGGCAAACGAAATCAAATTTAATAATAGTGATTCTTAGTTAAGATATCAGATATGTCATATTGCAAATATGAAGAGCTTAGCCTATTTATgaattattttattagttaaatttATCTATTAAATACGTGAATTTCATTAGATCTAAATAAgaatttctcttaaattttatatataatttcataGGCTGTTTTTTAGTAATTAATTATGGCTAAAAACgttgattaattttattaattacattttatttttttaaaataaatgtaaACATAAATATTAATGGTTttgtctaattataatttattatattatcttAAATAGTACTAATAGTAGTACATATCCATAAATTGTATATAGTTTAAGAGTCATGTCATGTCTCTTTGCATTAATTTTTTTACCTCATTTATTTttgtttgaaattaaatttatcttattttaaatCTATTTATATTATCAATTTATTTGCTTGTCACATTTAATTAAAAAGGTTTGAGTTAAGaggttaatataattatataaaaataatgtaaaaaattatgaaatttattgaaaatgATGATGGCAAGCTAACCAtatacacataaaaaaaaaaaattatcttataTAAGGGTAAAGTTGGATTTATAACTTCATCAACGCAaccttataaatttttattttaattattttttaaaattttgttactaTTATTGTTTTTatgtaattataataatattttaaaaatagaatAGGTGgccttttgaaaatataaaatttcaattataacATGTGATAACCTTATTCAAATCatgacaaaattttaaatttaaaggaCTCAATTTAAAAGCATTATGAGCTTAAGTAATTGCTAGTAGCTTTCATATTGATTGAGCTAACATCTAAAGAACAACTTTATTCAGAAGGTGATGATAATGCCATACCTAATACATTCAAATGCACAATTATTACTCCATTTCGCTATCAACTCCTACATTcaccattttcctttcttttcttttctttttcttcttttttctgatAATTATTAATCAAAACACAGGTGAACCAGAGGGTGGAGGATCCACCAAATTGAGTAATAAGCTATTCCAGTAATTCCCCTGCAGATCTTCAAGATTACCACCTGCACCGCAGCTTGCAATAGTAGCTGTGTTTTCTCCGGCCATGGACGAGTTCTGCTCACCGGAGTTATATGGTATAATATCAGAAAGTCCCTCCACGATATTCACTATAGATGCATTCTCATTTGCTGCCGCCCTAAAAGAATCCAAAACCCATGCATTCTCAGTACTGTACGTACTCATTGCATGCACTGGAATCGATCCATCCAATGTTTCTTTCACTTGTGGTGCCATTTGATTTGATTTCTCAAAGCATTTCCATTCGTATTCGCTGTTCGAAACATCTTCATTCATCCCTCCTTTGCATGTAATATTGCAAGCCGGGAACTGAAGTGGAGGAGGGATAGCCATTGAACTTTCATGGTGAAATCCAACCACTGGGACCGCTTCTGAGAAATTTAACGTGGATGTTGGAGACTCGAGGCTGTCGCTGGAGACGAAGAACATGCCGGAGACCATTCCTTGCCATGCTTTGAGAACGTCAAGGCACTTTGGTCTAACTGGTGGAGCTGCCgctgctgctgctgctactgCGGCTTTGTTGGCGGAGAGCTGaggtgatgagaagccgaattgGTTTTCGAGAGGTTTTGATGTTAGTTTGGACTCACGGACCAATCTTGCTTCAGCTTCTAGGCGAGCACTCTCCCACTGAGCCATGTGGCTTAAATGGGCAGCATCCTTGGATTGGCCGGAGCCAAAGGCGTCAACTTTTGGTTTGTGGGTTACCGGATCTATGCCCATTTTGTCTAATCTTTTCTTAAGATGAGTGTTCCAGTAGTTCTTGATCTCATTATCGGTTCTTTTGGGCAAGTGAGTTGCTATAGCTGACCACCTGAGCAGAAATAAAAGATTGATTAGTCATAGCCattttcataaattaaaggtGGTGTAATGATGATTTATATCTTGAATTGCGTAGGATGATTTAGAGTCTCAAATTATTTATGCAAGCGTAATGATGACTGGTTAGACTTAAGTAGATATTCCTACTTAATTCGCTGTATTTCTTTTTTCTAGCTCATgaaaaattatacaataaaatccATTAATGCATAACTGTTATATAAACATAAGTTTCACCAAATAAAAATTCATCATTATGAGATgtgtaatttcttttttttataaggctctatttattttataaaaaataaataatatatgaacaatatttttcataattattttttttaaagaaaataatttttataaaaatattgaaaattaaactaataatatgcatttatatacatatatgtaattatttttatattttaataagattattaaaattttaaaaaaaataatttcttcttttttttaaaatgacttaatttttttttaacaagaaAAATATTTTACATTGATTAATTTTCTGAGTGTTCCAAATACCATAAAAATGTAAAGAAATActtttcaaaaaatatttttgggaaaACAAAATTACATTTCAAAGAAATCAAAAAGTCTCATGATAATTATGGAGTATCTTTTATCAAGTGAGTAAATCTTTTTTGCAAATTTAGCTGCTTCTGGTATTGAAAATGATTttcaagtgaataaatttaaagtGGAAATATCTCCCTTAAACACTCTCCCATATAATTGATCCACTATATTTGTCTACATGTAACATTATTAACTATAAATCTGTTTGCTTCAATTTATGCATACATCTTTTTCA comes from the Hevea brasiliensis isolate MT/VB/25A 57/8 chromosome 5, ASM3005281v1, whole genome shotgun sequence genome and includes:
- the LOC110673145 gene encoding transcription factor MYB16-like; the encoded protein is MVRSPCCEKGGLKKGPWTPEEDQKLLAYIEKHGHGSWQSLPAKAGLQRCGKSCRLRWTNYLRPDIKRGKFSLQEEQTIIQLHALIGNKWSAIATHLPKRTDNEIKNYWNTHLKKRLDKMGIDPVTHKPKVDAFGSGQSKDAAHLSHMAQWESARLEAEARLVRESKLTSKPLENQFGFSSPQLSANKAAVAAAAAAAPPVRPKCLDVLKAWQGMVSGMFFVSSDSLESPTSTLNFSEAVPVVGFHHESSMAIPPPLQFPACNITCKGGMNEDVSNSEYEWKCFEKSNQMAPQVKETLDGSIPVHAMSTYSTENAWVLDSFRAAANENASIVNIVEGLSDIIPYNSGEQNSSMAGENTATIASCGAGGNLEDLQGNYWNSLLLNLVDPPPSGSPVF